The genomic region TCCACCCCCTTTCCTATGGGATCCATCCCTTTGCCTATGGGATCCACCCCTTTTCCTATGAGATCTGTCCCTTTTCCTATAGGATCCACCCCCTTTCCTATGGGATCCACCCCTTTTCCTATAGGATCCATTCCTCTTCCTATGGGATCCGTCCCTTTTCCCATGGGATCCATCCCTTTTCCCACGGGATCCACCCCTGTTCCCACGGGCTCCATCCCCCTCAGGGCACCGCCAAGGACCGCAGCTTCGGCGAGATGAAGTTCAAGCAGTGCCCCACGGAGAACATGGCCCGGGAGCACTTCAAGAAGCATGGGGCCGAGCACTACTGGGACCTGGCCCTGAGCGAGTCCGTGCTGGAGGGCACGGATTGAACCCCCCCCGCCATTAAAGacctgttattttttaatgcacagccccagctccgGCTTCAAtgtgaggggaaggggggggggtaCCTGCTTCTGTCGGGGTTTCTGAGGGGATTTTTGGGGCGCGCACCCCTCGTTTCGCTCCCGTAGTGCAGGATCCGGTTCTTTCTTCGTTATTTACCTCATAAATCGCTTTATTTTACACCTCTGGCGCCGTTTTCAGCCCCAATTCGAGGCTCATTCGCCTCCCTCACGCCGTCCGCCGCCATCTTGGGGtcggggagggaggaagaggaagggggggggggggggtacgtGCGTGCGCGAGCGCGCCAAGGGGGCGGCGCCGCGCATGCGCAGAGCGGCTGCGGCCCGTGTGAGGGGAGCCGGGCACAAAATGGCGGCGGGGGGGCGGGCGCTGCGCTCGGGGGGGGCCGTCCGGTGACCGCCGCCGCTTCCCCCGGGCCGGGGCCTCGGCCCCGGGGCTCCCGGTGCTGCGGAGCGGGTGGGGAACGGACCCGTTGTCCCGTCGGGCTCCGGTTGTGGCTATCGCGTCTTGAACGAGGCCCCGAGCGCTGCGCCGGGAGGGCCCGGCCGGGCCCGGGCAGGCCGGGAAGATGGCGGCGGGCGGCGGAGGCGGCGGGCGGGCCTCGTcgtcttcctcctcctcctcctcctcctcgtcggccgccgccgccgcctcctcctcgTCCTCCTCGGCCGGGCTGGAGGCGTCGCTGGATCGGAAGCTGCAGGCGGTCACCAACACCATGGAGTCCATCCAGGGCCTGTCCTCATGGTGCCTGGAGAACAAGCGGCACCACAGCACTATCGTCTGCCACTGGATGAAGTGGCTCCGGCGCTGTGAGTGTCCGGTCGGAGCGGGGGGAGCGGTGGGGATGGTGGAGATCCCAACGGGATCACTGGGGGGGGCATTCCCGTTGGGAATGGCGGAGATCCCAACGGGATCACGGGGGGGGCATTCCCGTTATCCCTGTCCCGAAGCGTTGGGAATGGCAGAGATCCCAACGGGATCACGGGGGGACATTCCCGTTGGGAATGGTGGAGATCCCAACGGGATCACGGGGGTGTATTCCCGTTGGGAATGGTGGAGATCCCAACGGGATCACGGGGGGACATTCCCGTTGGGAATGGTGGAGATCCCAACGGGATCGCGGTGGGGTCGTTCCCGTTATCCCTGTCCTGAAGCGTTGGGAATGGTGGAGATCCCAATGGGATCACGGGGGGGACATTCCCGTTGGAAATGGCGGAGATCCCAACGGGATCACGGGGGGGACATTCCCGTTATCCCTGTCCCGAGGGCTCCATCCTGACCCGCTCCCGGCTCACCCCACATTGGGAGCCATCCTCATCCTCTTATCCCGCAGctcccccccatgtcccctcaTCCCTATGGAGTGCAGCCTCTTCCCTGCCTTTCTGGGGTCCTTTCCCACCTTTTAGCTCCTTGAACCCATCCAGATGCTCGGAATTCCCAAGGTTTGGAGCTCTTAGGGCAGAGCTTTcaatgcatccctatgggggcTGGCATCTCCCTTCCCGGCTTTTTGGCCCTATCCCATCTCCAGCTGGGAATGAGgagggagctgctctgtggaCGGGGTCTGGGCctgtggagctggatgatccCAAGCCATTCCAATGGGAATGCTGGTGGCAGGGATGAGGGATCCCTGGAAATCCATGCAGAGCGAAGCTGGGAATGAGCATCCCAGGGTGGAAAACGCTCTCTCCAAGGCACCAGCACCACTCATTACATGCAATAATAGGCATTGGTGGGAAATTCTGGCATTGACCATGGAAAATCATGGAAGCAACCATGGAAAACCATTATTACATATATAATACACATAGAACATATGTAATACACTTTTAGTACGCATTGGAGGCTCGACTATGGAAAACCCTGGAATCCCCCATGGAAAACCCCTTGGAGGCACCTCCATTCCCACCCCCCAAGCCCACCCCATGGCATTGAGAGCCAGAattgctccccccccccatcccttggGATCCGATCCCACCCCCCTTGGATGCTTCCCACCTGCTCCCAGTTCATTCCCGCGGTATTCCCGGTTTTCCAGCCGCCTTTCCCCATCGCTTGAACCTCTTCTACCTGGCCAATGATGTGATCCAGAACTGCAAGAGGAAGAACGCCATCGTCTTCCGTGATGCCTTCGCTGAGGTCCTGCCCGAAGCCGCTTCCTTGGTCAAGTGAGCATTCCTGAACCTGGGATCGGGCTCTTTGGGAAGGGGGGGCAGGGATAGTGTGGGATGGGGTTGGAAAAGGGGGGGGTGGAAGTGGTTCCGTGCTTGGCTTCACTGGGAGCTCGTTGGGAAGCTGGGAAAGGGGTTGGGATGCAgggggtgggatgcagggaatgGTTTTGAGGGAGAAGCAGCCCAACGCATGGCTCCGGGCTTGGAATAATGGGGGCTGGTGTGGATCCCAGGGGGCTGAGCCCCATGGAAACTTTCTTAATCCTGGTGTTTAAAGGATAGGACATGGGAAAAGCAGGGAGCGTTGGGTCTCGAAGGATCCTCTTGCAGGGGCCTCATTCCAAGCACATGGATGTGCTGCTGTAGCCTTTAGAGCATCCCCCTGCAGGCTCCCTGCATCTCAATCCCAACCTCTTCCCGCTGTGGAATGGGGAGGAATCCCAAGGCAAACCCAACCCATTCCTCTCTTTCCCAGGGATCCATCCGTATCCAAATCCATCGAAAGGATCTTCAAGATCTGGGAGGACCGGAATGTGTATCCGGAGGAAACCATCCTGGCTCTGAAGGAAGCCCTGAGTAAgctccccccccattccccctgTTCTTTAGGGGCATCCCTAAATGCTTCCATAGGAGCTGGAGTTATTCCagccagcaggaagcagcatgggaaggagaagggctCCTCCAAGCCCTGCCTCTCCTGGCTTTGGGTACCACTTGGGATAAGGATTGTTGGGAAGGGTGATGGAGGATGCAGCACAGATCCCGTGGTACCCAAACAGCTGCTTCCTTCGGGAGCTGAGCATCCCATGCCCATTGGATCCAacctcctcttcccttttgtgctgttcccccccccaaatcccagcGTTATCCCGGGAATTCCCAGCTGCCCACATGCAATTCCCGGCCTGTTTTCCAGGTACCACTTTCAAAACtcagaagcagctgaaggaaaCCCTCAGCAAGCAACAGAATAAAGCATGGAAGAAAGCTCCAGGTAAGAATCCTATGGGAATGCTGGGAGctgatggagggatgggggaggaCAGCGGGACCAAACAGGCACCTAGCTTGGGAAGTGCTAGGAGATTCCTTGCGGCACCTTGGATAAGGCTCTTGGATCAACACTTGCTCTTCCCAAAAGGCAGAGCATGGAGGGGGATTGGGAGCAGGAAAAGTGGGATCAGGAGCCTCTGGTTCGATGCTGTTGCCTTTTGGTACCCTCTGCTCTCCCTTATCCCTCATCCTTATCCCGACAGCATCCACCAATCCCAAAGCTGCTTTGAAGTCCAAGATTGTGGCCGAGTTCCGGGTAAGTGGAATCCCATTGCAGGGATGGTTGGGAAGTGCTGGGATTCCtatggagaagggaaagctccTTAAGGAAAGACCTcggagcagctccagtgcctaaaggggctccgGGAGACCTGGAagagaggggctttggataAGGGATGAggggcaggagaagggggaatggggatgggacactgggatgggttgaatgGACACGGTTcggatgccccatccctggcagtatcgGAGCATCCTGCTCAGcgttccctgcccatggaaccggatgagctttCAGCTCCcttcaccccaaacccatcccacGGGAAGCACCGGGATCTGTGCTCCGGTTCTCCCTCAGTTCCTGCCATTCCCAGCTGTTCCCAGGCTCTTTCCTATTCCCCCCCAGCCTCAGGCTCTCATCGAGGAGCTGCTCTCATACAAGCGCTCCGAGGAGCAGATGGAGCTCAAGGAGAAGCAGCTTTCCACACTGCGGGTGGATGTCTGCAGCACCGACACCCTCAAGTGTCTCAAAGGTGAGGAGCCAGCAGCGCTTCCCATTGGGAATGAGCCGGCTCCGGATGCTCCACTCCAGGATCATCCAGCCGGTGCTAATGGGAAGCCTCAGATGCACTTTGGGCTCTtcaactcccccccccctttggcTTTGGAGCATCCCGAACCCTTTCAATCTGGTGGGATttggggttggaagtggattgggATTCATCCAAGgggaacaccccccccccccccccagtgagTCCAATAGGATGCAGCATGTTCGGCCTTGAGTTGGGTTAAAGGGAACCTGGAGCCCAGATGCCTCAAATGGGGCTGTGGGATCTCATGGATGGAGATTCCAGAGCCCATTTGAGGGAATGGATGGAGATTCCAGAGCCCATTTGAGGGAATTGATGGAGATCCCAGAGCCCATTTGAGGGAATTCCAGGCGCTCCAGGAAGCTTTGGATGGAGGGGCAGGagaaagggaatggctttaacctgccagaagcTTGGATTGGGCTGGGAATCTTCCCTTGCTCAGCTCcttgcttcctgctgcttttccctgcagatAAAACGGGAGGGAAGAAGTTTTCCAAGGAATTTGAAGAAGCCAGTTCCAAGCTGGAGGAATTCGTCAACGGGTTGGACAAGCAGGTGAAGAACGGACCCTCCCTCACAGAAGCCTTGGAAAACGCCGGGATCTTCTATGAGGCTCAGTACAAGGAAGTCAAGGTGGTGGCCAATGTGAGTGCCTTTCCTCGggagcatcccatcccattcccaaggGAAAAGCGGGATGCAAGGCTTGGAGTTTTACCCCTTCTGGTGttgcaagggggggggggggggtgcagggttGTGCTTCCTGTAAATCCCAATGGATGGAAAGAGCCCTTGGGAAGAAGTTGGGAATGGAGGGAAGCGTGGGGAGAGCACAGGAAGTGGGATTTGGGATACGGAAGCACTGGGATAAgggttttcctttcccttttccttgtgGTTTCCCTGCAGAGGAGATGCTTTTCCCAAGCGCATCCTGCTTTTCTTAGGGAagcatcccataatatcccTGCCCTTTCCTCCTTAGGCTTACAAGACCTTTGCCAACCGAGTGAGCAACCTCAAGAAGAAGCTCGACCAACTGAAAGCAACACTTCCTGATCCCGAGGAGTCTCCGGTCCCTTCCCCGAGCATGGATGCGCCGTCTCCGACGGGCTCCGAGTCTCCATTCCAAgggatgggagaggaggagagcacCCGTTCACCGGGGGGGGGAGGCCGGAAGCCGGTGTCTCCGGAGCCCATCACGGATAACCGGGATgtggaggacatggagctgtctGACGTGGAGGACGACGCATCCAAGATCATCggtgggtgatgctggggggggTAACGGAGCTGGAATTGCCCCTTGGATCCAGCATCCGATCCAGCCGTGGCCATTCCCATCTCCCGGATGGGTTTGATGGGAATCCTGTGTCTCCTATGGGAATTTAGCTTGGAGATAAGGGAGTTCTTCCCTGGGGGAGGGTGCCCGGAggagctgtgcctgccccatccctggcaagtGGTCCAGGTttgagcatcctgctccagtggaagggttCCCTTCACCCCGACCCCTTCCAGAATCCCATGGCTTATGCCTAATCCCATAGGAAACCCCTGTACCCCAAACACCTCCACATGGCCAAAGTGATGATGCCTTCTTCTCCCCTTGCagtggaagagaggaaggagaagccGACGGCTCCAGCACCCCCCAAGCCTGAAAGCATCCCCAAAGCAGTGCCCAGCACCACGGCAGCAGCCCCAGTACCGGTACCGGCACCAACCCAGGCCCCCCCGACCCCCCCGGCCCCCaaggcagcaccagcccctccGGCCCCTGCTCTCGCCTTGCCCAACCTGGCCAACGTGGACCTGGCCAAGATCAGCTCCATCCTCAGCAGCTTGACGTCGGTGATGAAGAACACAGGTGGGTGCTGAGCTTCCAGAGCTGTGGAATTCCTGATCCCAAAGCTGcttccatccctgtgctgcagctttttGCCTTCCTGAGGTTCTGCTCTGGGGCTAAGGAGCATCCCTGGGGGGTAAAGAGCATCCTTTGGGGTAAAGAGCATCCTTTGGGGGTAAAGAGTATCCTTGGGGGTAAGGAACATCCTTTGGGGTAAAAAGCATCCTTGGGACTAAAGAGCATCCTATGGGGGTAAAGAGCATCCTTTGGGGTTAAAGAGCATCCTTTGGGGTTAAAGAGCATCCTTTGGGGTTAAAGAGCATCCTTGGAAGCGATGGAGCTAAGTGCCGTGTCCCTTCTGTCCTAGGTGTGAGTCCGGCTTCCAGGCCCTCTCCGGGCACCCCGACGAGCCCCACAGCTCTCAGCAGTGGCCTGAAGCCTCCTGCCCTGGCTCCCCCCTCTGCTGCTCCCAATCCCTTGGCCAACATCCTCTCCAAGGTGGAAATTACTCCGGAGAGTATCCTGTCTGCTCTGTCCAAAACGCAGCCCCAGACTGCGCCGGCCCTGCAAGGTACATGGCTACAGGGGAGAATTCCTGAAACTGGGATCTGGAACAGCCTCGGGAATCCCTGTGCCTGCGGGATGGAcctgggaatggctttaacccgCTGGGGGTGGGCTCTTAGGCTGAAGGTGCCACGGGAATgggaggagctttaaggtcccttcatcccataGCATTCCATAAGTTCCATCCGTCTGCCATGACCCCGGTGCCATCCGGAACCCTGAGCAGACCGGGAGGGCTTTGTGCTCACCCTGTGCAATAGGGAGCACTGTGGTGGCACTGGGATGGAGACTCCCCCATGGGCAAAGCACGATTCCAGGGCTAGGGATTGGGAAGCTCCTGCCCTTGAGCTGGGATCAGTGCCTCAGGTTGTGGCTGTTGCTATTCCAAAggcttcagctctgcttctgctcttcccAGGTTTAtcctccctgctccagagcGTGGCCGGAAGCTCAGCTCAAGCCAGCGAAGCCTCAACCCAGAGCACCACAGCCTCTCCCGCCGGCTCCGCCATTCCCTGTGGGAAGAGCAGGAATGTTCCCCCTCCCAGCGCTCAGTCCTTCCTATCCAAGGGCTTCGGGTACTCCCCCAACTCCTCCACTGCTGAGGTCTCCTCTGGCCCCGTGAACAAAGCCCCCATTGGACCCCCCCCGGGCTCTGCTTTCAAGCCTCCAACCAATTCCATGGcctttcccagctcccaccCCCCGAGCCCCTCATCCCTGTTGCCAGCAGAGCCCTCCCTGGCTCCGGGCTCTGAGCTTCCCAAGGCCAAGCTGGAAGCGGAGCCACCTTCTCCCAGCCTGGAGATGAAGATCCACAACTTCCTGAAGGGAAATCCTGGTTTCAGCGGCCTCAACCTCAACATCCCCATCCTCAGCAGCCTGGGGGCTGGCACAGCCCCGGAGAGCCATGGGGCCGACTTCCAAAGGGCTCCCACCAGCGTTCCCATGGAGAACGTGGATGGGACACCAGTGCGGGATGAGCGGAGCGGGACCCCCACCCAGGATGAGATGATGGATAAAGCCACTTCCAGCAGTGTGGATACCATCTCCCTGCTGTCCAAGATCATGAGCCCAGGTTCTTccacccccagcagcacccgCTCCCCACTGCAGAGCCGGGATGAGGGCTATTCCCAAGAGCTTTCCTATCGGCCCTTCGGGATGGGCCGGGAATCCCCGGCCGGGCTCTACAAGCAGCCCGCGGACAGCCTGGAGCTGCCTTCCTCCTTGCTGGATTCCTCCCAGGACAAGTTCTATCCGGACGCGGCATTCCAAGAGGATGAGGATTACCGCGACTTCGAGTACTCGGGGCCGCCGCCGTCGGCCATGCTCAACCTGGACAAGAAACCCACCAAATCCATCCTGAAATCCAGGAAGCTTTCCGAAGGGGCGGAATTCCAACCGCTCCTGCCCTCCTATGCCCAGAGGGAGTTTGGGAGCAAGGCCCCATTCCCTCCATCCATGAGATCCATCCTGGAGCAGAGCGAGGCCTGCGACGCCCTGGCCGCATCCCCAGGGCTCTATGGGAGCTACGGCCTCCGGGGCAGTGATTCCACCTTGGATGGATCCCATTCCCCCGGGAAGAGCGACGGCTTCTTCAGCACCGACTCCAACCACAACACCCTGCCCAAGGCTGTGGCACATCCCGGCCTGGCTCCCAAGCAATTCCCGGACTCTCCGCACTCCCTTCCCCTGCGTTCCCTGTTCTCATCCCAAAGCAACGTGGAGAAACCTTTGGCTTCGTCCATCTCCACCACGTCCACCATGGAATTCAAGACCATGCTCAAGAACGCGTCCCGCAAACCCTCGGAAGAGAAGCATTTTGCTCCCAAATCCGGCACCGAGGGCGGTGATCCCAAAGGAAAAGCACCGGAGGAGCATTTCCGCATCGAGACTCGcgtctcctcctcctgcttggACTTACCCGGGAGCCCCGAGGAGAAGGGAGCTCCCATTGAAACCTTGGGATACCACAATGCTTCCAACCGCGGAATGCCGGGAGAGCCCATCCAGACGGTGGAGTCCATCCGGGGCTTGGGCAAAGGGAGCCGAGGGCAGGGCCGGGATGGGAGCAGGGCCTGGTTCGAGCTGAGCCCCAGTGGTGCCGGTGCCTTCGCCAACGGCCCCGCGGAGCTGCCGGGGCTGGCGCCATTCCCGACGTCCTACAAGGAGCGCCCGTTCCCGGATGGAGTCAACAACTTCCGGAGCAACAGCTTCAGCCCTGCCTTCGAGCATCACTtggcccccccggccccccccccctccaccacCTCCCAGTATGGATCACGGGACTCCATTCCCAAGGGAGCCGGGGCCCCCCCCCAAGGACCACGGCGCCTTATTCCCAAGGGATCCCAACAACCCCTTCTCCAAGGAGGAGCATCCCGGGGTCCCCTTCCCCTCCGCCCCCCCCGAGCATCCCAGTCTCCCGTTCCCATCCCAAGCTCCGGCCGCTGGGGAGCACGGAGCCGTCCCCTTCCCTGcgccccccccgccgccccccccagccctggaACACGGCTCCCTGCACCAAGGGACACTCAAGGAGCATTTCCCATCCCGGGAGCCGCAGCCCCAAGGCCGGGATATGGCTCCGGCTCCGTTATCCCGATCCCGGGAAGCTGTGGCCATGACGCCGCTTTCCAGGGATCCCTTGCTTgggggggggcggtgggggggggggcagcagcagcagccccaacCCCGAGGTCTttggggccccccccccccaagcactgggggcagggggggggtgCTGCTCAGGACCCCCCGCCCCGACTTCAGGCCCAGGGAGCCCTTTgggagcagggaccccttccatagCCTCAAACGGCCACGACCCCCGTTTGGCAGGGGGGGGGCCCCGTTCTTCACCCCCAAAcgcccctttttccccccccgGTACTGAAGCAGCCGCCCCCCAAGCACAGGCTgttcccccacccccctccccgcGCTATCCAGAGCAGCGCTTCCCATTTGGGatttttcccccttgttttccagttttccccctttttttgttccttcccccccccaaaaatcctctaaattaaatattctctaattttatgcttttttctttccaatttcCCTTTGGGTtttgcctcccccccccccccccccccgtttgaTGCAGAACCGGAgcctttccctgctcccatcccaaagcattaaaatgaatgcaaaaaaaccccaaaaagggGCAAAAACgatgaaaaagaagaggaaaggaagggtCCAAcgttgctgggggggggggggaggccaAACCCTTCCCTTTATGGTTCAGCCCCCCCCATGGCACAAACAGCATCCGGTATCGTTGGTCCCtgtcccccccttcccttcGTACCTGGGGCC from Melopsittacus undulatus isolate bMelUnd1 chromosome 20, bMelUnd1.mat.Z, whole genome shotgun sequence harbors:
- the RPRD2 gene encoding LOW QUALITY PROTEIN: regulation of nuclear pre-mRNA domain-containing protein 2 (The sequence of the model RefSeq protein was modified relative to this genomic sequence to represent the inferred CDS: deleted 1 base in 1 codon): MAAGGGGGGRASSSSSSSSSSSSAAAAASSSSSSAGLEASLDRKLQAVTNTMESIQGLSSWCLENKRHHSTIVCHWMKWLRRSAFPHRLNLFYLANDVIQNCKRKNAIVFRDAFAEVLPEAASLVKDPSVSKSIERIFKIWEDRNVYPEETILALKEALSTTFKTQKQLKETLSKQQNKAWKKAPASTNPKAALKSKIVAEFRPQALIEELLSYKRSEEQMELKEKQLSTLRVDVCSTDTLKCLKDKTGGKKFSKEFEEASSKLEEFVNGLDKQVKNGPSLTEALENAGIFYEAQYKEVKVVANAYKTFANRVSNLKKKLDQLKATLPDPEESPVPSPSMDAPSPTGSESPFQGMGEEESTRSPGGGGRKPVSPEPITDNRDVEDMELSDVEDDASKIIVEERKEKPTAPAPPKPESIPKAVPSTTAAAPVPVPAPTQAPPTPPAPKAAPAPPAPALALPNLANVDLAKISSILSSLTSVMKNTGVSPASRPSPGTPTSPTALSSGLKPPALAPPSAAPNPLANILSKVEITPESILSALSKTQPQTAPALQGLSSLLQSVAGSSAQASEASTQSTTASPAGSAIPCGKSRNVPPPSAQSFLSKGFGYSPNSSTAEVSSGPVNKAPIGPPPGSAFKPPTNSMAFPSSHPPSPSSLLPAEPSLAPGSELPKAKLEAEPPSPSLEMKIHNFLKGNPGFSGLNLNIPILSSLGAGTAPESHGADFQRAPTSVPMENVDGTPVRDERSGTPTQDEMMDKATSSSVDTISLLSKIMSPGSSTPSSTRSPLQSRDEGYSQELSYRPFGMGRESPAGLYKQPADSLELPSSLLDSSQDKFYPDAAFQEDEDYRDFEYSGPPPSAMLNLDKKPTKSILKSRKLSEGAEFQPLLPSYAQREFGSKAPFPPSMRSILEQSEACDALAASPGLYGSYGLRGSDSTLDGSHSPGKSDGFFSTDSNHNTLPKAVAHPGLAPKQFPDSPHSLPLRSLFSSQSNVEKPLASSISTTSTMEFKTMLKNASRKPSEEKHFAPKSGTEGGDPKGKAPEEHFRIETRVSSSCLDLPGSPEEKGAPIETLGYHNASNRGMPGEPIQTVESIRGLGKGSRGQGRDGSRAWFELSPSGAGAFANGPAELPGLAPFPTSYKERPFPDGVNNFRSNSFSPAFEHHLPPRPPPPPPPPSMDHGTPFPREPGPPPKDHGALFPRDPNNPFSKEEHPGVPFPSAPPEHPSLPFPSQAPAAGEHGAVPFPAPPPPPPPALEHGSLHQGTLKEHFPSREPQPQGRDMAPAPLSRSREAVAMTPLSRDPLLGGGRWGGGQQQQPQPRGLWGPPPPSTGGRGGVLLRTPRPDFRPREPFGSRDPFHSLKRPRPPFGRGGAPFFTPKRPFFPPRY